From one Triticum urartu cultivar G1812 chromosome 3, Tu2.1, whole genome shotgun sequence genomic stretch:
- the LOC125543228 gene encoding cationic amino acid transporter 5-like, with product MAAVGTPQEPYAPKPAGEGRGYWRWHRDDFFPEPSFASWGAYRSALAATPARLRDRFTGRSTDAIELGALRRRSENEMRRCLTWWDLTWFGFGSVIGAGIFVLTGQEAHDHAGPAIVLSYIVSGLSAMLSVFCYTEFAVEIPVAGGSFAYLRVELGDVAAFIAAANLILESIIGTAAVARSWTSYFASLINKPASALRIQTSLKDGYNELDPIAVVVIAVTATMAILSAKGTSRINWVASAIHVVVIAFVIVAGFIHANPSNLTPFMPHGVPGVFQAAAIVYFAYGGFDNIATMAEEVKNPSRDIPLGLLGSMSVITVIYCVMALVLSMMQPYTAIDRSAAYSVAFSSVGMHWAQYVVALGALKGMTTVMLVGALGQARYTTHIARSHIIPPVFALVHPRTGTPVNANILIAAAACCIGFFSSLDVLSSLLSISTLFIFMMMATALLVRRYYVKGVTTRTHALRLLVFLLVIIASSAGIAAYWGTTPGRWEGYVVLVPAWLLGTLGIQMMVPAARAPKVWGVPLVPWLPSLSIATNLFLMGSLGSDAFVRFGACTAIMLIYYVLVGLHATYDVAHDVCSEDELKDYGDAADDAADEKATAKTADVERASAGDGGR from the coding sequence ATGGCGGCCGTGGGGACGCCGCAGGAACCGTACGCGCCCAAGCCGGCGGGCGAGGGGAGGGGCTACTGGCGGTGGCACAGGGACGATTTCTTCCCGGAGCCGTCGTTCGCGAGCTGGGGCGCGTACCGCTCCGCGCTGGCCGCGACCCCCGCGAGGCTCCGCGACCGCTTCACCGGCCGCTCCACCGACGCCATCGAGCTCGGCGCGCTGCGGCGCCGCAGCGAGAACGAGATGCGCCGCTGCCTCACGTGGTGGGACCTCACGTGGTTCGGCTTCGGCTCCGTCATCGGCGCCGGGATCTTCGTGCTCACCGGCCAGGAGGCGCACGACCACGCCGGCCCCGCCATCGTGCTCTCCTACATCGTCTCTGGCCTCTCCGCTATGCTGTCCGTGTTCTGCTACACCGAGTTCGCCGTCGAGATCCCCGTGGCCGGCGGCTCCTTCGCGTACCTCCGCGTCGAGCTCGGCGACGTCGCGGCCTTCATCGCCGCCGCGAACCTTATCCTCGAGAGCATCATCGGCACGGCCGCGGTGGCGCGCTCCTGGACGTCCTACTTCGCGTCGCTCATCAACAAGCCGGCGAGCGCGCTGCGCATACAGACCTCGCTCAAAGACGGGTACAACGAGCTTGACCCCATCGCGGTCGTGGTGATCGCGGTCACCGCCACCATGGCCATCCTGAGCGCCAAGGGCACTTCCCGGATCAACTGGGTGGCGTCCGCGATACACGTGGTCGTGATAGCGTTCGTCATCGTGGCAGGATTCATCCACGCCAACCCGAGCAACCTGACCCCGTTCATGCCGCACGGCGTGCCGGGCGTGTTCCAGGCGGCGGCGATCGTGTACTTCGCCTACGGCGGCTTCGACAACATCGCGACGATGGCGGAGGAGGTGAAGAACCCGTCGAGGGACATACCGCTGGGGCTGCTGGGGTCCATGTCGGTGATCACGGTGATCTACTGCGTGATGGCGCTGGTGCTGAGCATGATGCAGCCGTACACGGCGATCGACCGGAGCGCCGCCTACTCGGTGGCGTTCAGCAGCGTGGGGATGCACTGGGCGCAGTACGTGGTGGCGCTGGGCGCGCTCAAGGGGATGACGACGGTGATGCTGGTGGGCGCGCTGGGGCAGGCGCGGTACACGACGCACATCGCGCGGAGCCACATCATCCCGCCGGTGTTCGCGCTGGTGCACCCCAGGACCGGCACGCCGGTGAACGCCAACATACTCATCGCCGCCGCGGCCTGCTGCATCGGCTTCTTCTCCAGCCTCGACGTGCTCTCCAGCCTGCTCTCCATCAGCACGCTCTTCATCTTCATGATGATGGCCACCGCGCTCCTGGTCCGGCGGTACTACGTGAAGGGCGTGACGACGCGGACGCACGCGCTGCGGCTCCTGGTGTTCCTGCTGGTGATCATCGCCTCGTCGGCGGGCATCGCGGCGTACTGGGGCACGACGCCCGGCCGGTGGGAGGGCTACGTCGTGCTGGTGCCGGCGTGGCTGCTGGGGACTCTCGGCATCCAGATGATGGTGCCGGCGGCGCGCGCGCCCAAGGTGTGGGGGGTGCCGCTCGTGCCCTGGCTGCCCTCGCTCTCCATCGCCACCAACCTGTTCCTCatgggctcgctcggctcggatGCCTTCGTCCGCTTCGGCGCCTGTACCGCCATCATGCTCATCTACTACGTCCTCGTCGGCCTGCACGCCACCTACGACGTCGCCCACGATGTGTGCAGCGAAGACGAGCTAAAAGACTACGGCGACGCCGCTGATGATGCTGCTGATGAGAAGGCGACGGCGAAAACGGCCGACGTCGAGAGGGCTAGCGCGGGAGACGGCGGCCGCTAA